One genomic segment of Aquipluma nitroreducens includes these proteins:
- a CDS encoding urocanate hydratase: protein MNTTEFKSAIQEGIPTQLPEKKPYNKAVNHAPKRKDILSKSEKRLAVQNALRYFAPEHHALLAPEFLEELRQYGRIYMYRLRPEYEMKARSLEDYPHRSVQAASIMMMIQNNLDYAVAQHPHELITYGGNGAVFQNWAQYRLTMKYLSEMTDEQTLVMYSGHPMGLFPSHKDAPRVVVTNGMVIPNYSGRDDYERMNALGVSQYGQMTAGSFMYIGPQGIVHGTTITLMNAARMNGNGEIAGKIFVSSGLGGMSGAQPKATVIAGMVAVIAEINPKVVAIRHQQGWVDEVYEDLDQLIIRMQEARRNKEAVSLAYQGNVVDLWEKLANENISIDLGSDQTSLHNPFAGGYYPVGISLEESNRLMAENPELFQEKVYESLRRQVNAINKLSGNGMYFWDYGNAFLLEAKRAEAEVTKPDGSFTYPSYVQDIMGPLFFDYGFGPFRWVCCSCDPSDLQKTDEIALQVLTKIAKDAPSEIINQLTDNIHWIGEAGKNKLVVGSQARILYADCEGRIKIAEAFNNAVRNGIISAPIVLGRDHHDVSGTDSPFRETSNIYDGSSFTADMAIQNVIGDSFRGATWVSIHNGGGVGWGEVINGGFGMTLDGSEDADRRLKQMLHWDVNNGIARRSWARNESAVFAIKRAMQENPNLKITLPNLTDEKMMDQLFEKMD, encoded by the coding sequence ATGAATACCACCGAATTTAAATCTGCCATTCAGGAAGGAATTCCAACCCAACTTCCGGAGAAGAAACCATATAATAAGGCTGTAAACCACGCCCCGAAACGTAAAGATATACTTTCGAAGTCTGAAAAACGACTGGCAGTACAAAATGCCCTGAGGTATTTTGCGCCTGAGCATCATGCCCTATTGGCACCGGAATTTCTGGAAGAACTGCGACAATATGGCCGAATTTACATGTATCGGCTTCGTCCGGAATATGAAATGAAAGCCCGATCCTTGGAAGATTACCCGCACCGGTCGGTTCAGGCAGCCTCCATCATGATGATGATTCAGAATAACCTGGATTACGCAGTGGCTCAACATCCGCACGAATTAATTACTTACGGCGGAAACGGCGCTGTTTTTCAGAATTGGGCACAATACCGGCTCACGATGAAATACCTGTCGGAAATGACCGATGAACAAACGCTGGTGATGTATTCGGGTCATCCAATGGGACTTTTCCCGTCGCATAAAGATGCGCCACGCGTGGTGGTAACAAACGGCATGGTTATTCCCAATTACTCCGGAAGGGATGATTACGAGCGCATGAATGCACTTGGAGTTTCGCAATACGGGCAGATGACTGCCGGATCGTTTATGTACATTGGGCCGCAGGGAATCGTGCATGGCACAACAATCACACTAATGAATGCTGCCCGAATGAACGGAAATGGCGAAATAGCAGGGAAAATCTTTGTTTCGTCAGGCTTAGGTGGTATGTCGGGTGCACAGCCAAAAGCCACTGTTATTGCCGGAATGGTGGCTGTTATTGCTGAAATCAATCCAAAAGTCGTTGCCATTCGTCACCAGCAAGGCTGGGTCGATGAAGTTTATGAAGATTTGGATCAGCTAATTATCAGGATGCAGGAAGCACGCCGCAACAAAGAAGCGGTTTCACTGGCCTACCAGGGAAATGTGGTCGATTTGTGGGAAAAGCTTGCCAATGAGAATATTTCAATCGATTTAGGTTCCGACCAGACTTCGCTGCACAATCCTTTTGCCGGAGGATATTATCCAGTCGGAATCTCGCTGGAAGAATCAAATCGACTGATGGCTGAAAATCCGGAACTTTTTCAGGAAAAAGTGTACGAAAGTCTGCGCCGGCAGGTGAATGCCATCAATAAACTCTCCGGGAATGGCATGTATTTCTGGGATTACGGCAATGCTTTTTTGTTGGAAGCGAAACGAGCCGAGGCTGAAGTAACTAAACCGGATGGCAGTTTCACTTATCCATCATATGTTCAGGATATTATGGGTCCGCTATTCTTCGATTACGGATTCGGGCCATTTCGTTGGGTTTGCTGCTCGTGTGATCCGTCTGATCTTCAGAAGACCGACGAAATTGCACTTCAGGTATTGACTAAAATAGCCAAAGATGCACCTTCTGAAATAATTAACCAGTTAACCGACAATATCCATTGGATTGGCGAAGCCGGGAAGAACAAACTGGTAGTTGGTTCGCAGGCTCGTATACTTTATGCCGATTGCGAAGGACGGATAAAAATTGCTGAAGCGTTCAATAATGCGGTTCGTAACGGAATTATCTCTGCTCCAATAGTTTTGGGACGCGATCACCATGATGTTTCTGGAACGGATTCACCATTTCGCGAAACCTCCAACATTTACGACGGATCGTCATTTACTGCCGACATGGCCATCCAGAATGTAATCGGCGATTCGTTCCGTGGCGCCACCTGGGTTTCGATTCACAATGGTGGCGGTGTAGGCTGGGGCGAAGTTATTAACGGTGGTTTCGGGATGACTTTAGACGGTTCAGAGGATGCTGACCGACGACTAAAGCAAATGCTTCATTGGGATGTAAACAATGGAATTGCGCGCCGTAGCTGGGCCCGAAATGAATCGGCAGTATTTGCCATCAAACGAGCCATGCAGGAAAATCCAAATCTGAAAATTACGTTGCCAAATCTGACAGATGAAAAGATGATGGATCAGTTGTTTGAAAAAATGGATTGA
- a CDS encoding LemA family protein: MKKTWIVLAVIAVLLLLAYSSVKSSYNNMVTMQEGVTAQWSQVENVYQRRSDLIPNLVSTVKGYADFEKETLTQVIEARAKATAVNINPDKLDAQSLQNFQNAQSGLSSALSKLMVVVEKYPELKANQGFLDLQAQLEGAENRITVERQKFNQTAQSYNTFIRTFPKNIFAGMFGFEKKAYFEAEKGAEKAPQVKF; encoded by the coding sequence ATGAAAAAAACATGGATTGTCCTGGCAGTAATTGCTGTTCTACTTTTATTGGCGTATTCGTCGGTGAAAAGCTCATACAACAACATGGTAACCATGCAGGAAGGTGTGACCGCTCAGTGGTCGCAAGTTGAAAACGTTTATCAGCGTCGTTCCGACCTGATTCCAAATTTGGTTAGTACCGTAAAAGGTTATGCCGATTTTGAAAAAGAAACCCTGACTCAGGTGATTGAAGCCCGTGCAAAAGCAACGGCTGTAAATATTAATCCGGATAAACTGGATGCTCAATCATTACAGAATTTCCAGAATGCGCAGTCCGGATTGTCATCGGCATTAAGCAAATTGATGGTTGTGGTCGAAAAATATCCTGAACTGAAAGCCAATCAGGGATTCCTCGATTTACAGGCACAGTTGGAAGGAGCTGAAAACCGGATTACCGTTGAACGTCAGAAGTTTAATCAAACAGCACAGTCGTATAACACGTTTATCCGTACATTCCCGAAAAATATTTTTGCCGGAATGTTTGGATTCGAAAAGAAAGCCTACTTCGAAGCTGAAAAGGGAGCTGAAAAAGCGCCTCAGGTTAAATTCTAA
- a CDS encoding TPM domain-containing protein, producing MSVENFFSKEEKKQITDAIAEAELNTSGEIRLHMEGHCKIDVLDRAAYIFEKLEMNQTEKRNGVLFYLAVYDRKFAIIGDSGINQLVAADFWNETKETMLSYFKEGKFTDGLTKGILMAGEQLKANFPYQSNDVNELSDEISFEKNL from the coding sequence ATGTCAGTCGAAAATTTTTTCAGTAAAGAAGAAAAGAAACAAATAACCGATGCTATTGCTGAAGCTGAATTGAATACTTCAGGAGAGATAAGGTTACATATGGAAGGCCATTGCAAAATTGATGTTTTGGATCGTGCGGCTTATATATTTGAAAAGCTCGAAATGAATCAAACCGAAAAGCGAAACGGGGTTTTGTTCTATCTGGCAGTTTACGACCGAAAGTTTGCCATAATTGGCGATTCGGGAATCAATCAATTGGTTGCTGCCGATTTCTGGAACGAAACAAAGGAAACCATGCTTTCTTATTTTAAAGAAGGAAAATTTACCGATGGTTTGACCAAAGGAATCTTGATGGCTGGCGAACAATTGAAGGCCAACTTTCCTTACCAGAGTAATGATGTAAATGAATTGTCGGATGAAATATCGTTTGAAAAAAACTTATAA
- a CDS encoding TPM domain-containing protein, producing the protein MKKILLILFLSVFAVSIFAQDVPERPNPPKLVNDMANVLSDQEEQQLEGELDQFNEQTSTQICIVTLPSLNGMEISDLSFKIGEKWGVGQKGKNNGIVIVFKPKTKGEKGAIFVAVGYGLEGVIPDAVANRNVVDYAMIPYFKENDIYGGLSAGTKVLMSLASGEFTAADYQKKTSGKKSDKDGGGGFILVILIIIVLVSLFKGGRGGGYSSRGSLPFWLAMGLLGSGNRGGGSFGGFSGGSGGFGGFGGGSFGGGGAGGSW; encoded by the coding sequence ATGAAGAAAATCCTACTGATATTATTCCTTTCGGTTTTTGCCGTTTCCATTTTTGCGCAGGATGTTCCGGAACGTCCGAATCCACCCAAATTGGTCAACGACATGGCTAATGTTTTATCCGATCAGGAAGAGCAACAACTGGAAGGAGAGCTTGATCAGTTCAATGAACAGACTTCCACTCAGATTTGCATTGTCACGCTTCCTTCGCTAAACGGAATGGAAATCTCGGATCTTTCGTTTAAAATTGGTGAAAAATGGGGCGTTGGTCAAAAAGGCAAGAACAACGGAATCGTGATCGTTTTCAAGCCTAAAACTAAAGGCGAAAAGGGAGCAATATTTGTTGCAGTAGGCTATGGTTTGGAAGGAGTTATTCCCGATGCTGTTGCCAATCGCAATGTGGTTGATTATGCCATGATTCCTTACTTCAAGGAAAATGACATTTATGGCGGTTTGTCTGCCGGAACAAAAGTTTTGATGAGCCTGGCTTCGGGAGAATTTACCGCGGCTGACTATCAGAAAAAAACAAGTGGAAAGAAGTCTGATAAAGATGGGGGTGGCGGATTTATTCTTGTTATCCTGATTATTATCGTATTGGTTTCGCTATTCAAAGGCGGACGTGGCGGTGGCTATAGCAGCAGAGGCAGTTTGCCATTCTGGCTAGCCATGGGTTTACTCGGAAGTGGTAATCGTGGCGGCGGTTCGTTTGGCGGTTTCTCGGGCGGAAGCGGTGGTTTTGGCGGCTTCGGTGGTGGGAGCTTTGGCGGCGGTGGCGCTGGCGGAAGCTGGTAA
- a CDS encoding zinc ribbon domain-containing protein: MNTQYVRDENKSVPISSKLRALYELQNVVSEIDKFKTLRGELPLEVQDLEDEITGLKTRVSNFEDDIKDMETAISNKKAAIKESEGLIIKYTDQQNNVRNNREFDSLSKEIEFQKLEMELSEKRIREFTSELTSKKEAIATSSTLLKERLEDLDRKQRELEEITAETQIEEERLKSKAEKIEGNIEARLVTAFKRIRKNARNGLAVVTVQRDACGGCFNKIPPQRQMDIASRKKVIVCEYCGRILVDKDILDQIETVE; encoded by the coding sequence ATGAATACACAGTACGTTAGAGACGAAAATAAAAGTGTGCCAATCAGTTCAAAGCTAAGAGCATTGTACGAACTGCAAAATGTTGTTTCTGAGATTGATAAATTTAAAACACTTCGCGGAGAGCTACCGTTGGAAGTTCAGGATTTGGAAGATGAAATCACTGGTTTAAAAACCCGTGTAAGCAATTTCGAAGACGATATCAAAGACATGGAAACAGCCATCAGCAACAAAAAGGCTGCCATTAAAGAATCAGAAGGACTGATTATAAAATACACCGATCAGCAAAATAATGTTCGGAATAACCGCGAATTCGATTCGTTGAGTAAAGAAATTGAATTCCAGAAACTCGAAATGGAATTGTCGGAAAAAAGAATCCGTGAATTCACATCAGAACTTACAAGCAAAAAAGAAGCAATTGCAACCTCGTCAACGCTTTTGAAAGAACGTTTGGAAGATTTGGATCGCAAACAACGTGAGTTGGAAGAAATTACTGCTGAAACTCAGATCGAAGAAGAAAGACTAAAGTCGAAAGCAGAAAAAATCGAAGGAAACATCGAAGCGCGATTAGTGACTGCCTTCAAACGCATTCGCAAAAACGCCCGTAACGGCCTGGCTGTTGTAACTGTACAGCGTGATGCGTGCGGTGGTTGCTTCAATAAAATTCCGCCACAGCGTCAAATGGACATCGCTTCGCGCAAAAAAGTAATTGTTTGCGAATATTGCGGTCGTATTCTGGTTGATAAAGACATTTTGGATCAAATTGAAACTGTCGAATAA
- a CDS encoding Nif3-like dinuclear metal center hexameric protein, translating into MQLKQITNFIESVAPLAFQESYDNAGLIIGEPDNEISGLLITLDVTEEILDEAISKNLNLIVCHHPIVFSGIKKLNGKNYIERCVAKAIKNDIAIYAAHTNLDSVFGGVNSKICEKLELQNCRILAPTPGFLKKLVTFVPIADAKKVRNVLFEAGAGHIGNYDSCSFNQDGNGTFRGNDQTNPYVGEKNQLHTEKETRIETIFPKHIQSKVIQALLQAHPYEEVAYDIYPLDNEYLQAGIGMIGELQEPVNEMDFLRTIKAVFNCEVVKHTQLLGKPISRVAVCGGSGSTYLSKAMAQKADIFISGDFKYHQFFDAENQIIIADIGHYESEQFTKEVFYELLTKKFPKFAVHLSALSTNPVNYLI; encoded by the coding sequence ATGCAACTTAAACAAATCACCAATTTTATTGAATCTGTTGCGCCGCTGGCTTTTCAGGAATCGTACGACAATGCCGGACTGATTATCGGTGAACCTGACAATGAAATTTCAGGATTACTGATTACGCTTGATGTTACGGAAGAAATTCTGGACGAAGCCATCAGTAAAAACCTCAACCTGATTGTTTGCCACCACCCGATTGTTTTTAGCGGAATCAAAAAACTAAACGGCAAAAACTACATCGAACGCTGTGTCGCCAAAGCCATCAAAAACGACATTGCCATTTATGCCGCACACACCAATCTCGACAGTGTTTTTGGCGGTGTGAACAGCAAAATATGCGAAAAACTTGAATTGCAGAATTGCCGAATTTTAGCTCCAACACCCGGATTCCTGAAAAAGTTGGTCACTTTTGTTCCGATTGCAGATGCTAAAAAAGTTAGAAATGTCCTGTTTGAAGCCGGTGCCGGCCACATCGGGAATTACGATTCGTGCAGCTTCAACCAAGATGGGAATGGCACTTTCAGGGGAAACGACCAAACCAATCCATATGTTGGAGAGAAGAATCAGCTTCATACCGAAAAAGAAACACGTATTGAAACAATCTTTCCAAAGCACATCCAATCCAAAGTTATCCAGGCGCTTTTACAGGCTCATCCGTACGAAGAAGTCGCGTACGACATTTACCCTTTGGACAACGAATATTTGCAAGCCGGAATTGGAATGATCGGAGAGCTTCAGGAACCGGTTAACGAAATGGATTTTCTTCGAACGATTAAAGCTGTATTTAATTGTGAGGTTGTTAAACACACTCAGCTTTTGGGGAAACCAATTAGCCGGGTAGCCGTTTGCGGCGGTTCAGGAAGTACCTATTTAAGTAAAGCAATGGCCCAGAAAGCCGACATTTTCATATCCGGAGATTTTAAATATCACCAGTTCTTTGATGCCGAAAATCAAATCATCATTGCAGATATAGGGCATTATGAAAGCGAACAATTCACTAAAGAAGTTTTTTATGAATTACTTACAAAAAAATTCCCTAAATTTGCAGTCCATTTATCGGCTTTGAGCACGAATCCGGTAAATTATCTTATTTGA
- a CDS encoding MerR family transcriptional regulator, translating into MPYKKPKIEKVFYSIGEVAEMFAVNASNIRFWENEFDILKPHKNAKGNRMFTKEDIENMKIIYHLLKERGMTIKGAQKKLKDNKEGTIQNFEVVNRLMEIRKVLVEIKEEL; encoded by the coding sequence ATGCCTTACAAGAAACCCAAAATAGAAAAAGTCTTTTATTCCATCGGCGAGGTTGCCGAAATGTTTGCTGTTAATGCTTCAAACATCCGCTTTTGGGAGAACGAATTTGACATCCTGAAACCGCATAAAAATGCAAAGGGAAACCGGATGTTTACCAAAGAAGACATCGAAAACATGAAAATCATCTACCACCTTCTGAAAGAAAGAGGGATGACCATAAAAGGCGCTCAGAAAAAACTGAAGGACAACAAAGAAGGTACGATTCAGAATTTCGAAGTGGTCAACCGCCTTATGGAAATAAGAAAGGTACTGGTTGAGATTAAAGAAGAGTTATAG
- a CDS encoding M23 family metallopeptidase has translation MAKVKYRFNAHTLSYDKIVISFKTRVKRFLAVSSTTLATSILIAFGILQFYESPRMRILHKENERLLTQYELMYKDLGTIEKVLDEIEQRDNNLYRVIFESDPIPSTIRKAGFGGVNRYSKLESFDNSDLVIKTAEKIDILSKEAYIQAKSYDDVMKMAMNKEELVAGMPAIMPISNKSLKSTASGWGYRIHPIYKIKQFHYGMDFTANIGTPIYATGDGVVKDVQSIGGGFGKFVIIDHGFGYETLYGHMSDFKVKKGDKVKRGSVIGLVGNSGTSTGPHVHYEVHKNGEPVNPQYYYFKDLNAQEYEKMVKISSNIGQTFD, from the coding sequence ATGGCAAAAGTTAAGTACCGATTTAATGCTCATACACTTAGCTACGACAAAATCGTAATTAGCTTCAAAACCCGGGTAAAGCGTTTTTTAGCTGTATCATCAACAACATTGGCAACGTCGATACTGATAGCGTTTGGCATTCTTCAGTTCTATGAATCTCCGCGTATGCGCATTCTGCACAAGGAAAACGAACGACTTTTAACACAGTACGAACTGATGTACAAAGACCTTGGAACGATCGAAAAAGTACTCGACGAAATAGAACAGCGCGACAATAATCTATACCGGGTAATTTTCGAAAGCGACCCAATCCCGTCAACCATTCGGAAAGCCGGATTTGGAGGAGTAAACAGGTACTCGAAACTCGAATCATTCGACAATTCGGATCTGGTGATTAAAACAGCCGAAAAGATTGACATCCTTTCGAAAGAAGCCTACATTCAGGCCAAATCGTACGACGATGTTATGAAAATGGCCATGAACAAGGAAGAATTGGTTGCAGGAATGCCAGCAATAATGCCAATTTCCAACAAATCATTGAAAAGTACAGCTTCAGGTTGGGGGTATCGGATTCACCCGATTTACAAAATCAAACAATTCCACTACGGAATGGATTTCACCGCCAATATTGGCACACCGATTTATGCTACCGGTGATGGAGTTGTAAAAGATGTACAATCCATTGGAGGTGGTTTTGGGAAATTTGTCATCATAGACCATGGCTTTGGCTACGAAACTTTGTATGGCCACATGAGCGATTTTAAGGTTAAAAAAGGCGACAAGGTTAAACGTGGAAGCGTTATCGGTCTTGTTGGAAACTCAGGCACCTCAACCGGGCCACACGTACACTACGAAGTCCACAAAAATGGCGAACCGGTGAATCCGCAGTACTACTATTTCAAAGATTTGAATGCTCAGGAATACGAAAAGATGGTAAAAATCTCATCCAATATTGGTCAAACATTCGATTAA